The DNA region TTAGTAGTTCTTACAAGTCTCTCCGCTTGGCCATTGCTCTGCGGGTTATAAGGAGGACTTTTCATTACCTTAATTCCTTGCCGACTAAGAAAAGAAGTAAAGTAATGAGAATTGAAAGGAGGACCACCGTCCGATACCAGAACATCCGGTAACCCAAATCTAGCAAAATAAGCAACCAGCTTCTTCAAAACTTTTGCACAATCCGTGCCATGCTTCATCCACTCTACTTCCAACCACTTTGAGTACGAATCTACAATTAGTAGAAAAGTGTGATGTGAAAAATAGAAGAAATCAATATGAATTCGGCTAAAAGGCCTGGTAGTTGGCGTCCATTTAGACAAAGATTTCGGTTTTGGCACCACTGCCATACTACCACAAACGTCGCATGTCGTAACATAGTTTTCTATATCTTTGTTGATTCCAAACCAATAGACTTGTCTTCGTGccaattgtttcatttttactATCCCTGCGTGATTGGCgtgtaaaagttttaaaatcccgCTTTGCATTACACGTGGTATCACCACCCTGTCTTGGTACAATAAGCACCCTTCAACTTCTTCCAAATCATTCTGATTTGCAAATACGTCCATAAAGCGTTTGTCTACCTTTGCTGGCCAACCATCACGCAGATAGCTTaaaatttgttgtaaataaacATCGTCAGTTGTCGCCTtagcaaccaaaacaaaatctaTTGGGCAATCTTTACTGAAGTTAATGCTCCTAACGAAATCTTGATCCAATTCGGCTGGTACCGACTGCTTCAATGGAAATCTCGAACAAAAATCCGCATTTCCCATCTTAGCAGACGGTCTGTACCGAAGCTCAAACTTATAAATGGACAGTTCCAAAATATAACGCTGGAGTCTTGTAacgaatattgaatttttgccttccttgcCAAAAATTCCAAGCAAAGGCTTGTGATCAGTGTAAGCAATGAATTCTTGTCCAAATAAGTACTTATGAAATTTCTTAATAGTGCAAACTAAAGCCAAAGCCTCTAAATGAAGAATAGGATACTTCTTTTGCGCGTCATCTAAACTAAAAGATGTAAAACAAATGGGTTTTTCAACACCATCAACAACATGAGCAATCACTCCACCCAGGCCATAACCTGATGCGTCAGAAACTACCACAATAGGCTTGTAAGGATCATAAAACTCCAAAATATTGGCTGAAATGAGAGATTGTTTACTTTCATTGAAAGCTTTGTCACAATCATGACTCCAAACAAATCTCACATTTTTCCTCAACAAATTATACAAATGGTACAACTTGGAAGATAAATTTGGAACAAAACGATTATAATAATTAATCAAACCCAAAAAGGATTTTAGTTCATGTACATTTGTAGGCACTTTTGCTTTTTGAATCGTTGAAATTTTGTCAGGGCTGGTCAATAAACCTTTGTCCGTAATAATATGTCCCAAATACTGAagttctgtaacaaaaatctgcatttttcccAATTCACCTTAATATTTGCCTTTGcaagtttttctaaaacaatcaACAATTTGCTTTTGCAACCCTCAACAGTTTCACCTGCTATCAGAACATCATCCAAGTAGCAAAACACATTTTCAATTCCGCCCAAAATTTGATCCATAATATGCTGAAAAATAGACGCACTAGGAGAAGCCCCCTGTGGTAAACGATTGTATGTAAATAACCCTTTAATTGTATTGATAACCATGAATTTCCTGGACCTCTCCGATAATGCAAGTTGAGTATAAGCTCCTTCGAGATCTAACGAACAAAAAACCTTGCAATTAGCCAATTTAGCAAAAAGATCACTAGCAACTGGCAAAGGGTAAGCATTAGCCACCAAAACTTTGTTAATTGACACTTTACAATCAATAACAAGCCTTATcttattatctttttttataacAACAATTACCGGAGATGCCCAGTCACTGGCCTCAATTGGAGTGATCACATTCTCTTCCTCCAATCTatccaaataaattaaaactttcTCCCTTAAACGGTACGGAACGTCATAAGCTTTCTTAAATATTGGGACATCACTTTTTAAAACCAATTCCGCCTCAAATCCTTTGATTGGGGTGGAAAAATCCTTGACAAAAACCTGAGAAAAATCTCGTTTAATCTCCTCAATCCATTGATCACTATTTTGCACACTCACGCTGTTAACTTGTTCATCAATATTTGCCTTGTTTGAAAAGAATTGCCTCCATTGAGGAAAGAAAACATCCATCCAATTCCTGCCAAAAAGcggaataaatttgaaatcagaatttaaCACAAGCAACTTCAATTTATGCTTGAAACCATTAAGTTTAACCCAAACATCTGTTTCTCCCTCAATTTTGAGTTGATTACCATTAACCACCAAAAGTTGCTTATCACACCTGTTCAAAGGTTtgtcaaaagtttaaaatactGGACTTTTCCAATCACTGTCACAGTAGACCCACAATCAATCTCCATTTGGACGAAAACATTATCAATCATGACATTTATCAAACACGGTTCACTGATTTTATTAATGGACTCCACACACATGCATTGTAAACTACCTTGGTTCCACTCGGAGTAGCTTTCAGCATCCGAAGTCTCCTCATTCGGATCCTCCCTCGTATTCATACGCCCCAATAGATCCGCCAGCTCCTCTCAGCACTGGTTCCCGGTCGCGCCATCTCGACGAAATTCACAGCATCACGACGCAAATTCTTCCAGGTGAAGCACCTCTTTTAATGTGCCCCAGTTTCCCACAATAATCGCAAACAGTCTCAGAATAATCAGGCTTAACCCTCTCAGTTCGATTATTGaatctgttgttgttgtttgtgtttgtgtttctTTGATTGTTATTACGGTTATCACCTTGAAATCTGACTGAACGTTGTGTGTTATGTGTATTTTGTGCGCGATGCTGATGATTATTTTGACCCGATCTATTGTTGTTGTATCTATTATTGTTTCTATTGAAGCCCGATCTGTAATAGTTGTTATGTGTGTTTGAGTGTTGTCTATTGTTGTAGGGATGTGAACCTAACCTCTCGTGCACCGGTCTTCGAACTTGGTTGACCATTTCAGGTGGAGGGTAGTTAAATTGTCCAAAATTAGCACAAGAGTTTTGATTGTTAAGTGCATTCACGTTACGTTTTGCTATGTTCCATGTTGTGATGAACTTGTCCATCTTGTCCAAAGTCAACCCCTCCTCCTTCAACAAATTCTCCTTCAAATTCCCGTCAAGAAGACCCGCCAGAACTCTGTCCATTATGGCCACGTCCTTAAACGCACCAAAACCACAGAATTCCGCCTGCAGCTTGACCGCCTGCACGAAATCCTCATTGGATTCATCAGGTTGCTGGTTTCGCTGACTAAAACGAAAGCGCTGGACTAAGTCCGGCTCCGTtttgtccaatttttgtttcaattttaacaCAATATCAGCATAAGAGGCTTTATCCAGCTCATCTTTGCTGTAGTGCAGCTTTAATTGAGAAAAAAGAAACGGTCCGCAAATCGTCATGAAATGCGATTTTTGGCGATCAGCCGCaacttgatttgcgtgaaaggtATAGGCCAGTCGATCTGACCAGTCCGTAAATGACGTACCCTTCCTAAACATCTCAATAGAGGTAGCTAACCCGTTCGAACCCATGTCTTGATATCAAAAAtcaggtaaaaaaaatcaaattccaaatttcccaaagaaaaaaaataaaaagaaaacacacaaaaatctcTATTACTGCAAATCCAGGGATCAAATCAAAGAAAAGCTTGCTACTCACCGATCTCGCACCCGGCCTTTGCCAGCAAGCAAACTTAACCTCCTTTAAAACTCGTCGTGCGCACCGTGCACCAGCACAGGAAAACGTCGTTCAGCGAAGCAAAAGTTTGTGCACCGGCTCAAACAGCTGAATTACACCGTGGCGATTTGGCCTCactaaattaaagaaaaagaaaaactctCTTAGTgatccaataaataaaatggcgAAACCTTTTGTTCAAACGAACAAAAgattcacacacacacttacaaaGCAACCCGGTTTTAGTCGATTAATAAGCTCACATGAATTTTTCCTCACAAACTCCTCAGTGATACTTGCtaaggaattatttttttattgaaattatttttggcaaaagaTCACTTGACTCCAATTGCCCTAGCTTACCAAAGCTGCTTTCTCCCGGTCCAAGAACAAATCGCCTGGTCACCGCCGCCAACGAACGCTCTCCTTTGTCCCAAAAATGCCGCCGGAACTGCCGACGCTCCAAACCACCGCAAAAAGCAGAACCTTCACCGCACCGAATCAGCAAAAATCCACCGGAATACGCCGCGCAAAATCGTGCCACTTGCCGCCCGAACCACGGAATTCGCCGTGCTGCGACCGTTCCGATGCGAATCTCCGGCCAACAGGTACCGCACTTCCAGGCACACCGACAGAATCCTcggttttttgctgctgctcacTCGGCGTCGGTTTGTAGAAAACAAAATGGTGCCGCCGCTACTCGCACACAATGGCTAGCAAATTTCTTCCCCGATGCGTGTACACCCGAACAGGACGATCGTTTCAATCCCGCAAaggaaaaattgattaaaaaaactgttcgaTTAAATACACCACCGAAAGAAAAAATCGCTCGCGTAGTTCTTCACTCCTTCGTCGCCAATTAAAACAACCGGGATTTAGAAATGAGGGTTGTGATTTGGATAGGTTTGCGGAGCAGAAAAACTCGATGTTTCCCGTTTGGTGTTCAGCGGTAAAAGAGGCCGAATGGAGCGCAAGCTCGTTTATTTAAGGTCAGATAGAAAACGCGTGTTACAAGTATTTGTGCTGTCATTTGACGGCATTCAAAACGAGGGGCACTCAACATTTATAAAAGAGTGGCCAAACACTGAGTGTTGCGACGAGAAGTGCCGATTCCACTTTGCGAAGATGTGCTAAAAACACCCCTCGTGTGTGTGAGGTTATATATTGTCCGTGATTTACTTTACAATTGTATGTTCTTGACGGTTGTTGTTCTGTGCGACAGAACGATTTAGATGGAAACCAGAATTTTATTAAATGTGCTTGCTTTTTTCGCGCGTACCGTTCATAAGGAAACAACTAGTACATGAAGGAACACAATCTGGAAATCTGACGATTTTGGTGGGATATTGTTGGACCAGGACAACCGATTGTAAGATCATTAAtttatacttaaaatacatgcTAATAAATGTTTGTAGCTTTTAGCTGATAACCACAAAACTGCGGTGATTCTGCTTAATTGGCGGCAACAAATCCTTCTCAACACTGAGGTTTATTTACATGACTTTGCATGcatgattcccaaaaaagtgtccacatggtttggATGGTTCCTATGGAACAGggaatttggaggcagtgttttgctgctctggataaaatctggagttttttgaaaaggaccaataaaccaaattttcagtttttgcattttgtgtgttttttaatacccctgactcaaggcggtttcaaaaacacccaaaaagcaaaaactggaaatttggtttattggtgctttaaaaaaaaaaaactccagaaatggtcTTGAAAtgtagttttgccttcctcatcttactgaggaaaggctataaagtcactcgaaaaattagctttttagttagacctcctggacctaccgtcatttatacatattgactcagaatc from Culex quinquefasciatus strain JHB chromosome 3, VPISU_Cqui_1.0_pri_paternal, whole genome shotgun sequence includes:
- the LOC119768961 gene encoding myb-like protein D, with the protein product MGSNGLATSIEMFRKGTSFTDWSDRLAYTFHANQVAADRQKSHFMTICGPFLFSQLKLHYSKDELDKASYADIVLKLKQKLDKTEPDLVQRFRFSQRNQQPDESNEDFVQAVKLQAEFCGFGAFKDVAIMDRVLAGLLDGNLKENLLKEEGLTLDKMDKFITTWNIAKRNVNALNNQNSCANFGQFNYPPPEMVNQVRRPVHERLGSHPYNNRQHSNTHNNYYRSGFNRNNNRYNNNRSGQNNHQHRAQNTHNTQRSVRFQGDNRNNNQRNTNTNNNNRFNNRTERVKPDYSETVCDYCGKLGHIKRGASPGRICVVML